DNA from Desulfovibrio porci:
CGCCTGCGCGACATCCTGCGGGCCTTCAAGGAATAACATGCGCGCCACCATCACAGCGGACTCCTCTCGCGGCCCCGGTTACGGCATTATCGAAATCCACGACGCGGGCAATGTCATTGATCCTGTTTTTGTGCTCCGCCGGGGTTCGGACGGCAAAACCCTTTCCGGCGGCGGCTGGCAGGAGAGCGAAAGCGCGCTCACGCCCGACGCCTGGGACAATGACGGCGGCAGCCTGCGCCTGTCCGTGGGCCCGGCCGTGGTGGACGAGATGGACAATCTGGACGCCTACCGCCTCAGCCTGCCCGGCGCGGGCGTCTGCGTGCTGGTTCTCCGGGATCTGGTCTATTCGCATATCAGCGGCGGCCAGGGCGTCGGCGTCTATGCGCCGCCCGCCCCCGAAGCCGAAGCGCCGGTGGAGACTGTGACGGAGCCCGAGCCGGTGGCGGAAGAAGAAACCCCGCCGGAACCGGTTTTGCCTTCCGTGGTCGGGGAGCCGCCCCTGGAAATGCCCGAGGAGCGCAAAGGGAAAAAAGGCGGCAAAGGCGGCCTGCTGGCGGGCGCGCTGCTGCTTCTGCTGCTGATCGGCGGCGCTGTGTGGTGGTTTGCGCTACGCGCGCCGGAAAAACCGCCCCTGCCGCCCGCGCCCGCAGCGGACCAGAACCGGACGGCCCCCGCCGCATCCGCCGAAAAATCTCCTCTAGCCGCCGCGCGTGAGCAGTTGCGCGGCGAGGCCCGGCCCGAAATGAGCCTGGCCCTGGCCAAGCCCATGCGCAAGGACGGCGCCGGCGCTGAAGAAAGCGACGCGGCCTTTCTGCTGCTGGAAGACGCGGCCCAGAAGGGCAATGCGGAAGCCATGCTGCTGGTGGGGCAGTTTTACGATCCACTCAGTCCCCTGCCGCACGGCAGCATTCCTGTGGACATGAGCCAGGCAAAGCACTGGTACGAGCAGGCTGCGCAAAAAGGCCGGACCGAAGCCGCCAAGGCTCTGGACGCCCTGCGCGTCCATGCGCGGGACGAAGCGGCCAAGGGCAACACCGAAGCCCAAAACCTGCTGCAAAACTGGAAGTAAGGCGCGACCGGACCGTTTGCGCGCTGTAGAGCCGCACGGCCCGCGTTCCGCGCAAGGAGAAAAAAATGCATCTGAGCGTCCGTTTGTGGCTGCCCCTTTTTGCGGCGCTGTGTCTGGGGCTGGCCGCCGCGGCTGTCCGGGCCGAACCGGCTTCCGCACCGGCTCCTTCCTCCGGCCCGTTGCTCCAGGAGGGCAAAAAAAACCTTTTCCAGCGGGTGGTCAGCCATCCGGGGGCCAGCCTGCGGGCCGAACCCAGGGCCGACGCCACAGTGCTTCAGGAAGCCGTGGTTCCCTTTACCGTGCTCTATGTCTACGCCCGGCAGGACGGCTGGCTGCGGGTGGGCCCTTCCACCAGCCAACCCGCGGGTTGGCTGGAAGCGGCCAAGGCCACGGACTGGAACCAGTCCCTGACCTTGCTGTTCACCCCGCGCACGGGGCGTGATCCGGTGCTTTTCTTCAAGACCGAGCAGGACCTCAACGCCCTCTGTTCCGCCCAGGACATGGAAAAGCAACTGGACGCCCTGCTGAACGCGGCGGCCGCATTCGCCAAACCGGGCACAGGCGGCGCGGCCGCCGATCTGCCCGCGACCTTCCCCGTCATCGCCAGCGAACCCGGCGGCGCCCAGGGGGCGGTGTCTGAAAAGCGTTTTTATCTCATGCCCATTCTGGCCATGCAGGACCCCTTTGACGGGGTGAAATTTCTGCGCGTGGCCTCCATTGACCCCGGCGACTATGCGAAAAACAAGAACAGCCAGGGCAAAAACGGCCCGCCCAAGACCGGCATCGCGCTGGTCATCGACACCTCCATTTCCATGAAACCCTATATTGAGCAGAGCTTCAACGTGGTCCGGCAGATCTACGACAAGATCGAACAGGACAAGATGGCCGACAATGTGGGCTTCGCTGTGGTGGCTTTCCGCAGCAGCACCACGGCAACGCCCGGCCTGGAATACGTCTCCAGGGTGGTCAGCGATTTCGCCACGGCCAAAAACCGCAAGAGCCTGGAGGACAAACTGGCCCAGGTGCGCGAGGCCACGGTCTCCAGCCACGACTTTAACGAGGATTCCCTGGCGGGCGTGTACAAGGCCGTGGAAGAGCTGAACTGGAGCGAATATACCTCGCGCCTGATCCTCCTGATCACCGACGCGGGCCCCCTGAAAAGCGACGACACGTACGCCTCGGTCAAGATGGGCGTCAACGAGCTCAATGATTTCGCCCGGCAAAAAGGCATCTGGATCACGGTGCTGCACGTCAAAAGCCCCGGCGGGGCCAAGAATCACAGCTACGCCGAACAGAGCTACCGCGCCCTGAGCAAGCTTTCCGGCAACCGTTCCAATTATCAGGCTGTCGCCGCTCCCACCCCGGCGGAAGGCGCGCGCCAGTTCGCGGCCGTGGCCAAAACCCTGGCCGCGGGCATGGTGGATATGGTCAAGAATACGGCCGACGGCAAAATCATGACCCGGCCCAAGGATGAAACGCCGCAGCAGGCCACGCCCGAACAGCGGGCGGCCCAACTGGCCGCGACCCTGGGCTATGCCATGCAGCTGGAATATCTGGGCCGGGCGCGAGAAAACCAGGCCCCCGGCGTGGTCAATTCCTGGATCGCGGACATGGACCTCAAGCGTCTCGCCAGGCATGAGCAAAGCCCCAGCGTGGAAGTGGCCGTGCTGCTGACCAAAAATCAGCTCAACGACCTCAGCGCGCAGCTCAAGGCCATCATCGACAATGCCGAGCGCACCAAAAAGACCGACTCGCGCGACTTCTTCCAGGGCATTCTTTCAGCCTCCACGCGCATGGCGCGCGATCCCAATCTGCCCACTCAGGGCAAGAATCTGGCCGAACTGGGCGTACTGGCCGAATTTCTGGACGGCCTGCCCTACAAGAGCGACATCATGCTGCTGCGCGAAGAGGACTGGTACCGCATGAGCATCGGCGAGCAGACGGCCTTCATCAACCGGCTCAAGTCCCGCCTGGCCCGCTATGAGGAATACGACCGGGACCGCGCCAACTGGGAAAGCTTCGGCCAGCCCAACGCCGGGGACTGGGTCTACCGCGTGCCCCTGAACATGCTGCCGTAGCCGACGGCTCCCGGCCATGTATCAGCTTAACGCTGATTGACTCTGAGAAGAACTGAAAGCCCCGGTTCGCTCCGGCGGCCGCCTGTAACGCGCACCGGCGCTCCCCGCCTGAACGGAGAGCGCCGGTGTGAGTGGATACAAGGCTTGAGCGCCCCTCCAGGCTTACCTTAAGAACCGGTGAAGACGCCGAGAACATGGTCGGTGAGGACGATGGTGTTGTCCGCCGCCGTAGAGCCAAACGCGGTCACGCCGGTGACGCCCACCAGTTTGATCACCAGATCGTTGGTTCCGGCGCCCGCCACGCCGTCGCCCTGGATGACGTAGGTGTCGCCGCGGTACTCGAACGCGGCCGTGCTCGTGGCGTCTCCGATGATGTTGTCGCTCAGCGCCGCCTCGATCAACTGCTCCAGGGAGGCCTTCCCCGTGAAAGTGATAATGCCGTCTTTCGCCCCATAGGTGACGTTGTCAATGCCTGTCGACTGCCCCGACGCCACATCGCCGAATACAACCTTGGTCGGCAGATACAGCGCGTCCCCGGATTTTTTGTCGGTCTGGAAGCCGCTGACGCTGTCATAGTTGTTGTACTCGGAATCCCCCCGAACGTATGTCAGCGTGCAGTACCGCATATCTTGACCGGAAGGGGGCATCCCGCTGGCCGTCAGGTCGATGGTGTCCGCGCCCTTGCCGCCGTGGATCTCCACGGGGTTTGCGTTATTGTTGGCCGCCACTCTCCCCCCGCCTCCGCTGATGAACATGTCGTCCTGGTCGGAACCGATGAACTTCACCGCGCCATAGAAGCCGCTCATGTCAATGGAGGCCTGGCCGGTGATCTGGGAGCAGTCAAGCTCATATTTCGCAGTATACTCGTTATACGTCATGCCCGTGATGGTCAGATTGGCGGCGTATTGAATGTCAAATTCCTTGATTGCGCTGTTGGTGGCGAACGTGAGGCTGACGTCCTCTCCGGGAGCGTTGACGGTTATTATGTCAGAGGCAAACGCGAGGTCGCCGGAGAGGGTCTCAGGTTGGTCCCGCCGACGATGGTCATATTCACAGACGAGGTGGCGGGGGTGTTTCCGTGTTCCTTATGGTATTCTTCAAGGGGCTGTCCTAGCTAAGAAAAAAGAGCTAGGATAACGCCATGTATGAAAGGCGCAGCAGACTAAGTAATCGGCAACAGACCGAACTCATAAAATTTTTTGTGGCAGGCGCTACGGCAAGGGCTGCCGGAGAAATGGTAGGAGTAAACCGTAACACAGCCGCATCCTATTTCATGCGCTTGCGCCGTCTTATTGCTTCCCATCTCCCCAGTTATCGGTTGTCCGGTGAGATAGAAGCTGATGAGAGTTACTTTGGCGGAGTAAGAAAAGGTAAACGAGGACGGGGAGCTGCCGGAAAAATAGCCGTTTTTGGTCTGCTGAAGAGAAACGGCAGAGTCTATACGGCAATCATTCCCGATGCCCGTACGGAAACACTTCTGCCTATCATCAGAGAACAGGTGGAGCCTGACAGCATAGTCTATACGGATACGTTTTCAGCTTACAACGCCCTGGATATCAACGGATTCCATCATCATCGCATCAATCATTCCCAGAAGTTTGCGGAACAATATAATCATATCAACGGAATAGAAAATTTCTGGAATCAGGCCAAAAGACACTTACGTCGCTTTAACGGTATCAAGCCTGAACACTTTTACTGGTTCCTCAAGGAGTGCGAATGGCGCTTCAATGGGGGCAATCATAAACAACTCCTAACTGAGCTAACTTATTGGGTAAAACAAGCTAAACATTAGTCTTAGCTAGGACAGCCCCTTCTTCAATTCCCTTGACGGACAATTCTATATTACCAGCAATTAAGTTTACGTCCGCGATGTTGAGGCTATCGTGTCCCTCGCCGCCGTCGATGATGTAGTGCTCAACATCGCCGTTCTCGTTGGTCACGTTGAAGGTGTCGTTGCCCTTGCCGCCGTTGAGAATGGTAGCGTTCGTCGTCTTGCTCGTGCCGTTAATGTTGAGCGTGTCGTCGTTCGTGCCGGTGTTGATAGATTTCACCTTCGCGCCGACGTTGACGGTCACCTCGTTCTTCGCCGTGGCGCTGCCTATGATGGCGTGCTCGGACGTAAACGAGGTTTCCAGCTTCAGCACGCCGCTGCCGGTTACGGCGGACGCGTTCAGAGTATGATCCTCCAACAGGAGGTCCGTAGGCGGAACAGCCCCGTTTTTCTGCCCGGCCCAGGAGATTGTGCCGTCGTCTTTCAGGGTGACGGAACTTTCGCCCGAGGCCTTGATGGTGCCGCTCACCTGGAGATCGTCGTGAGGGTCGAACGCGGCGAGAATGCCGGAATAGTCCGGCGGCGGCGGGGTCGGCGTGTCATGGACGTTGTTGTTCAGACCCGGCACGACGGAAAGGTAGCCCGGCAGGTCGTCCGGCGGCACGGCCGCAAGATCGCCCAAAGGCTTGTCCTGACCGTCGGCGATCACGAAGCCGCCGTGGGAATCGTTCTGGATCGGCACCAGCCCCTTGATCGCGCCGTCCTGGCCGACCACGATGGCGGCCGTGCCGTCCTTGTCCAGCACCAGCCAGTTGCCCGAGGCTTTGCCCGCGTCGTCCCCGGTGGGCGGGAGGACCGTGCCGTCACGCAGATCCTCGATGTTCGGCGGCGCGGCGTGGTAATCTGCGTCGCCCGGCACGGGCAGGGATTTGTCCGGGAAGATGGGGGCCGGGGAATGGCGCTCGTCCGCCAGGCCGCCGACGTCCGCCGGTTTGAGCGGCAACACGCCGGTGTCGTCGGGCGGCGGAGTGGCGTGGTTGTAGTTGGCGGGCACGGTGTGGCCGGTGACGGCGTCCCTGGCCGGGTCGTTCCCCACCCGCTGCTCCATGGGCACGGTTTCCACAAAGGCGATGCCCGCCGCGTCGGCCTCATCCGCGCCGAACGCCGCATAGTGGTCAATGGGGTCCAGAGCGGCTTGCTGAAAGGCTTCCAGCATGTTTTCCAGGGTCCAGCCGCCCTTGGGGTCCGTGTGCTGCAACTGGTACAGCTTGGCCTCGTAATAGGCGTTGGCGTCAAAAGCGTTGGACGGGTTGATGAAGTTGCCTTTCGCGTCCGTTTCAAAGGCTCCGTAGGCCGCGTAATGCTCCGCCGGGGTCATGCCCACGTCCGTAATGGCTTGCAGGGTCTGTTCCACGGTCCAGGGGCCATCGCCGTACCAATTGGGTTCGCCCACGGAATTGAGTTGTGCGGTCTTGGCCTGCAAGTACTCGTATTCGTTGAAATACGGGTTCGGGTTCAGCCCTTCCTGGCGGCCGAACATCTCGTAGTGCTCCTGAACCGTCATGGAGGCGGCCTCAATGGCGGAGCGCAGTTCCGGCTCGGTCATGGGCGTGCCTATGCTCGCCATTTGCGCCAGTTTCGCGGAAATATAATACGCTTCATCAAAATAGTAGGCCATAGCTTCATCCCCCCCACTGTTACTCTGTCAAGAAACATATTATTTTCGTCTTATATCTGAAAATGTGGACATGCAATACCGAAGCGTTTGTGCGGGCGGACGATGCGCCGCGTCGCCCCGACATGGCGGCTGGAAAAAATTTATATTATCGGGAGATTATCTGAAAATCTTCACCCGCAACAGGCCCGGAAAAAATTTTCAAAGTAATTGATACGGCGCGGCAGATATACAAAAAGTCGCGTGTCATTACATTCATGTAACATGAGTAAAAATTCTTTATTGGGCTTCATAGTGGTCCAGGGGCTGTCTCCAAATAAATTATTATAGCCAAATGAGACACGCTGCCAGCATAGCCGCAGCGTTAAAGGTTATGGCAAGATTATCATATCGAGCAACAACTCTTCGGAATGATGTAAGCTTGGCAAAGAAACACTCAACAAGGCGGCATTCCTTGCAGGTGATCGTCAACAGCAGCGCGCAGCTTGGGGAGATCACCACCGGCGCGGGCAAGGACGCCATCGTCGAGGAAGACAGCGCGAAGACGGGCGTAATCAAGGCCAAGGACGGCAATGATACCTACCTGGGGCGTCCGGGGAGATCATTCCCCCCGCCTGCCGGGGGCGCTTAAAAAAATTCCCGCGCAACCCGGAGCGGCCCGCCCATACCATTGGCGGGCCGCTGCTTTTGTTGGCGCGCTCCGGGCCGTAACCTCCCAAGCCATTGCTTGCTTCACGCACTATTTTCACATAGCAGCGGTTCTATCTCTTTGTCCTGGGACACGTGTCGCCTTTTCTTGTGGAAGGGAAAAAACAAGAGTAGGTTAAGAAAGTTTTTCCGGGCCTGTTGCGGGTGGAGATTTTCAGGCCACTTCCCGACGGCATAATTTTTTTTGCAGCCGTCCCGCCGGGGCGGCAGGATTTTCAGCTCTTCGCAAACGGAGTGAGCCCCTACGGACAATGGCTGAGATGGAAGATACGAGCGATCTGGTCTTTTCCCTGCGCGGCGTGGGCAAACACCGTCCCGGCCGGGACGGCTTTCATCTGCGCCTCGCGGCCTTTGACGCGCCGCGCGGCCAGTTACTCGCCCTGGCCGGTCCCAGCGGCTGCGGCAAAAGCACGGCCCTGGACCTGCTGGCTTGCGCGCTGAAACCCGACATCCAAACGGCGGACGGACGCGAGTCCGCAGCCTGTTTTCTTTTCGCCCCCACGCCCCAACGGCGCGAGGACGTGCTGGCCGCCTGGCGGCGCGGCGGCACGGACGCCCTGGCGGCCCTGCGCCTGCGGCATCTGGGCTATGTCCTCCAGACCGGCGGGCTGCTGCCCTTTTTATCCGCCGGGGAAAACATTTTGCTGCACTGCCGCAGCCTGGGCATCGCCGAACAGCGCCGGGAAGCCGTGGACGCCCTGGTGGAGCGCCTGGGCATCGGGCATCTGCTCAAACAGTATCCGGCCACGCTTTCCGTGGGCGAACGCCAGCGGGTGGCCATTGCCCGCGCCCTGGCCCACGGCCCCGGCGTGGTGCTGGCCGACGAGCCCACCGCCGCCCTGGACCCCTGGCACGCCCGCAATGTGCTGGGTCTGTTCACGGATCTGGCGCGGGAACTGGGCATTACCATGATCATGGTCACGCACGCCCCGGACATGGCTGCGGACGCCGGTTTCAGCCTGGTCCGCTTTACGGTGGAGTCCGGGCCAGACGGCGTTTTCGCCGACGTGCGCCATGCGGCCGGGGGGGATTGAGCTTATGCGGACCGTGGCGCGCGCCTGCCTGCTGGCGCTCAAGGATTACGCCCACGAGGGCCTGCTCTCGGCCTGCGCCGTGCTGGGCCTGGCCGCCGTGCTCACGCCCCTGCTGGTGCTCTACGGGGTCAAATTCGGCGTGGTCCAGACCCTCACGGACCGCCTGCGCGAAGACCCCCGCAACCTGGAAATCTCGCCCGTGACCAGCGGGCGTTATACAGGCGAATATCTGGCCCGGCTGGCCGCGCACCCGGACGTAAGCTTTGTGCTGCCGCGCACCCGTTCCATTGCCGCCACCATGGACCTCAGCCGGGGCGAAGGAACGGCGCGGAAAACCCTGGTGGCCTCCCTGGAGCCAACGGCTCCGGGCGATCCCCTGCTGGCCCGCTATCACGCGACTGTTCCGGCCATGCCTCCTGCTCCGGATATGGCGGACAAGGCGAACGGGGCTGATGAAAACGGCTCGCCGCCCCTTGCGCCCGTCGGCGTGACCCTTTCCGCCACAGCCGCCGAAAAACTGGGAGCGCGCCGGGGCGACTTGCTGCTGGGGCGTGTGGAGCGCCGTTATCAGGGGCGGGTGCAGAGCGCCCGCGTGAGCCTGCGGGTAGCAGCCGTCCTGCCCCTGCCCGCCCAGCAGAAGGACGTGGCCTATGTGCCCCTGCCCCTGCTGGAAGCCGCCGAGGACTACCGCGACGGACGCGCCGTGCCCGAGATGGACGCGCTGAACGGCCGGTCCGGGGAATGGACCGGAGAACCCCGGCCCGAAGGCCCGCGCGTCTATCCCGGCTTCCGCCTGTATGCCCGTGATCTGGAGGCGGTCGGCACGCTGCGCCAGGGCTTCGCCCGACAGAATCTGGCCGTCTACACCCACGCCGAAGAAATCGAGCAGGTCACCACCCTGTCCCGGGCCCTGAATCTGATCTTCGGTCTGATCTGCGCGGCGGCGGCCGCCGGTTTTCTGGCCTCCACAGCCAGCAGCGCCTTGGCCGGGGTCAAACGCAAGGAGCGCATTCTGGGCCTGTTGCGGCTTACGGGCTTCGCCACAGGCGCGCTGATGCTCTTTCCCCTGGCCCAGACCCTGCTCACCGCCGTGCTGGGCACGGCCGTGGCCGCCGCCGTTTACGCCGTGGCCGCGGCGGTCATCAACAGTCTTTTTTCCACCGGCCTCAACGGCATGGAACAGGTCTGCCGCCTGCCGCCCGAGCATTTTCTGCTGGCTTTCGCCCTGGTGGCCGGGCTTTCCCTGCTGGCCGCCCTGGGGCCCGCCCTGCGCGCCGCGCGCGTGGAACCTTCGGAGGTGATCCGTGATGTCTGAGTTGAAGTCCCGTCTTCGCCTCTTCTGCCTGTGTATCCTGGCGCTGGGCCTGATTTTTTGCGGCGTTCGCCCCGCAGAGGCGGCCCTGGCCCGCAAGGACAGCGTCAATCCGGCCGATGCCTGCAATCCCCAGCCTGCGGACGACGATATCACGCTGCCCATGCCTTGCGGCCTGAGTATGGTTTTCAAGCTGGTGGCCGTACCGGCCAAGGGTTTTCTCTGGGACATGCCCGTGCGCCCCGGCCTGGACGACAGCGCCAACGCCGGGCGGGCGTTCTACGACCGGCGCTATAACGCGGCCCTGTCCGGTCCCTTCGCGCTGGATGACCTGCCCGCCGCCTGGCGCAAGGCGGCTCCGCAGGGGCGGAATTATTACTACCTCATCGCCAAATACGAGGTCAGTAACCTGCAATGGCGGGCCATTATGGACGCATCCTGCCCGGACAGCCGGAATCTTGCGGCCGACGCGGCCCGGCCCGTGACCGACGTGAGCTGGTACGACGCCGTGGACTTCACCCGCCGCTATACGGCCTGGCTGCTGAAAAACGCGCCCGACGCCCTGCCCCGCTTCGCCGGGGACAGCCGCAACGTGGGCTTTGTGCGCCTGCCCACGGAAACCGAATGGGAATATGCCGCGCGCGGCGGCCAGACGGCGGGCAGCCAGCAATTGCTGCAGGAGGATTTCTTCGCCCTGCCGCAAGGAGCAAGCAAAAACGACTACGCCGTGTACCGCCCCGAAGGCGCGGCCCATATCCCGGAAAACGCGGCCCGCATCGGCTCGCGCAAGCCCAATCCCCTGGGCCTCTATGACACGGCCGGCAATGCGGCGGAAATGGTGCTGGACAGCTTTCGCTTTTCCCTGGCCGGACGCCTGCACGGTTCCGCCGGGGGTTTTGTGCGCAAGGGCGGCTCCTTTCTCTCCGGCGACGCGGAAATTCTGCCCGGCCGCCGTGAGGAAACGCCCTTTTTCCTGGCCGACGGCCCGGCCCATGCCCGTGATCTTGGCTTCAGGCCGGTGATCTCCGGCATCAACACGCCCGGCGGCGGCCGCCCCGAGGAGTTGCTGGCGGAATGGAACAAGGCCGGTGAAAGCATGGCCCCAAGCATGCAGGCCGCCCGCAATCCTTTGGAAGAGCTGGACCGTATGCTGGTCATGGCCCGGGATCCGGCGGTAAAAAACAATCTGCAAAAGCTGCGCGACACCATCAAAGACAACAACATCATGCTGGAGCGGCAAAAACAGCTGGAGGCCCAGTCCCTACTGCGCACCGGCGTCTACATGATTGAAACCATCCGCAATTACGCCAGCCGCCGCAACAGCCTGCAAAGCCAATTGCAGAGCATGGAGCGCGACGTCAAAACCGCCAAGGGACAAACCCTTGAAAAACTGCGCCAGATCATGGATACTGCCCGTAGAGGTCTTGCCATGCTGGACACCAGCCTGGACAAGTCCCTGACCTTCTACCGCAGCAAGGTGGACGACGGCACGCAACTGGCGCAGGACGCCCTGGCCGCCGCCGAGGAATCGCTCGGCAAGGATTTCAGCGGCGACGATCCTTTCAACGAGAACATGCGCCGCAACTTGGCCCTGTTCCGCCGTCATGTGGATTTGTTCCGCAAAAACAAGCCGCTGCCGCGCGAGGCCATGCAAAAAGAAATTCTGGAGCGTCGCTTCCAGTAGCAAAGGAGTCTGAAAATGGCGGAAAAACTGCGTATCGGCTGGATCGGCACCGGCGTCATGGGTTCGTCCATGGCCGGGCATTTGCTGGCGGCAGGCTGGCCGCTGACCGTCTACAGCCGCACCAAGGCCAAGGCCGACGCCCTGCTCGCCAAAGGCGCGCAATGG
Protein-coding regions in this window:
- a CDS encoding SEL1-like repeat protein, which translates into the protein MRATITADSSRGPGYGIIEIHDAGNVIDPVFVLRRGSDGKTLSGGGWQESESALTPDAWDNDGGSLRLSVGPAVVDEMDNLDAYRLSLPGAGVCVLVLRDLVYSHISGGQGVGVYAPPAPEAEAPVETVTEPEPVAEEETPPEPVLPSVVGEPPLEMPEERKGKKGGKGGLLAGALLLLLLIGGAVWWFALRAPEKPPLPPAPAADQNRTAPAASAEKSPLAAAREQLRGEARPEMSLALAKPMRKDGAGAEESDAAFLLLEDAAQKGNAEAMLLVGQFYDPLSPLPHGSIPVDMSQAKHWYEQAAQKGRTEAAKALDALRVHARDEAAKGNTEAQNLLQNWK
- a CDS encoding vWA domain-containing protein; translation: MHLSVRLWLPLFAALCLGLAAAAVRAEPASAPAPSSGPLLQEGKKNLFQRVVSHPGASLRAEPRADATVLQEAVVPFTVLYVYARQDGWLRVGPSTSQPAGWLEAAKATDWNQSLTLLFTPRTGRDPVLFFKTEQDLNALCSAQDMEKQLDALLNAAAAFAKPGTGGAAADLPATFPVIASEPGGAQGAVSEKRFYLMPILAMQDPFDGVKFLRVASIDPGDYAKNKNSQGKNGPPKTGIALVIDTSISMKPYIEQSFNVVRQIYDKIEQDKMADNVGFAVVAFRSSTTATPGLEYVSRVVSDFATAKNRKSLEDKLAQVREATVSSHDFNEDSLAGVYKAVEELNWSEYTSRLILLITDAGPLKSDDTYASVKMGVNELNDFARQKGIWITVLHVKSPGGAKNHSYAEQSYRALSKLSGNRSNYQAVAAPTPAEGARQFAAVAKTLAAGMVDMVKNTADGKIMTRPKDETPQQATPEQRAAQLAATLGYAMQLEYLGRARENQAPGVVNSWIADMDLKRLARHEQSPSVEVAVLLTKNQLNDLSAQLKAIIDNAERTKKTDSRDFFQGILSASTRMARDPNLPTQGKNLAELGVLAEFLDGLPYKSDIMLLREEDWYRMSIGEQTAFINRLKSRLARYEEYDRDRANWESFGQPNAGDWVYRVPLNMLP
- a CDS encoding formylglycine-generating enzyme family protein, which codes for MSELKSRLRLFCLCILALGLIFCGVRPAEAALARKDSVNPADACNPQPADDDITLPMPCGLSMVFKLVAVPAKGFLWDMPVRPGLDDSANAGRAFYDRRYNAALSGPFALDDLPAAWRKAAPQGRNYYYLIAKYEVSNLQWRAIMDASCPDSRNLAADAARPVTDVSWYDAVDFTRRYTAWLLKNAPDALPRFAGDSRNVGFVRLPTETEWEYAARGGQTAGSQQLLQEDFFALPQGASKNDYAVYRPEGAAHIPENAARIGSRKPNPLGLYDTAGNAAEMVLDSFRFSLAGRLHGSAGGFVRKGGSFLSGDAEILPGRREETPFFLADGPAHARDLGFRPVISGINTPGGGRPEELLAEWNKAGESMAPSMQAARNPLEELDRMLVMARDPAVKNNLQKLRDTIKDNNIMLERQKQLEAQSLLRTGVYMIETIRNYASRRNSLQSQLQSMERDVKTAKGQTLEKLRQIMDTARRGLAMLDTSLDKSLTFYRSKVDDGTQLAQDALAAAEESLGKDFSGDDPFNENMRRNLALFRRHVDLFRKNKPLPREAMQKEILERRFQ
- a CDS encoding IS1595 family transposase; the protein is MYERRSRLSNRQQTELIKFFVAGATARAAGEMVGVNRNTAASYFMRLRRLIASHLPSYRLSGEIEADESYFGGVRKGKRGRGAAGKIAVFGLLKRNGRVYTAIIPDARTETLLPIIREQVEPDSIVYTDTFSAYNALDINGFHHHRINHSQKFAEQYNHINGIENFWNQAKRHLRRFNGIKPEHFYWFLKECEWRFNGGNHKQLLTELTYWVKQAKH
- a CDS encoding ABC transporter permease: MRTVARACLLALKDYAHEGLLSACAVLGLAAVLTPLLVLYGVKFGVVQTLTDRLREDPRNLEISPVTSGRYTGEYLARLAAHPDVSFVLPRTRSIAATMDLSRGEGTARKTLVASLEPTAPGDPLLARYHATVPAMPPAPDMADKANGADENGSPPLAPVGVTLSATAAEKLGARRGDLLLGRVERRYQGRVQSARVSLRVAAVLPLPAQQKDVAYVPLPLLEAAEDYRDGRAVPEMDALNGRSGEWTGEPRPEGPRVYPGFRLYARDLEAVGTLRQGFARQNLAVYTHAEEIEQVTTLSRALNLIFGLICAAAAAGFLASTASSALAGVKRKERILGLLRLTGFATGALMLFPLAQTLLTAVLGTAVAAAVYAVAAAVINSLFSTGLNGMEQVCRLPPEHFLLAFALVAGLSLLAALGPALRAARVEPSEVIRDV
- a CDS encoding ABC transporter ATP-binding protein, which codes for MAEMEDTSDLVFSLRGVGKHRPGRDGFHLRLAAFDAPRGQLLALAGPSGCGKSTALDLLACALKPDIQTADGRESAACFLFAPTPQRREDVLAAWRRGGTDALAALRLRHLGYVLQTGGLLPFLSAGENILLHCRSLGIAEQRREAVDALVERLGIGHLLKQYPATLSVGERQRVAIARALAHGPGVVLADEPTAALDPWHARNVLGLFTDLARELGITMIMVTHAPDMAADAGFSLVRFTVESGPDGVFADVRHAAGGD